The following proteins are co-located in the Seriola aureovittata isolate HTS-2021-v1 ecotype China chromosome 7, ASM2101889v1, whole genome shotgun sequence genome:
- the smpd5 gene encoding sphingomyelin phosphodiesterase 5 → MALQESPFPNDFVAGLHAVGWAFIFPCFWFLDCLIAVWKPTTLEQKKQDCFLFGLKVFFGTIIFFILFLTAAPFALLGFLLWAPLQACRRPFCYHRTTPSSPEVEIHRGFELVGKASFSFATANLCLLPDSLARFNNLGHTQHRATTVGQRIVQGVSRPHIRIFVDSPSSCGTLSPSSSILPTVNSATYGATERQAQPPASHDSDTAKGQASIPKSHSRVVCVPCDDTEQPSTESPSPLYNSNENFNQQGRTGHRSAPRALFSQGLRQQDDAPVEVSSLFPANVDILCLQEVFDKRAAWKLTQALRPLFGHILYDVGVYACQPPCTCSSFKFINSGLFLASRFPVLEAQYHCFPSSSGEDALASKGLLSAKVLIGKNKKQKKLVGYVNCTHLHAPEDDAEMRCDQMNMVTKWIGDFQAANRQPDEDVVFDVLCGDLNFDNCSPNDTLEQNQCLFNEYRDPCRAGPGKEKPWVIGTLLEQPKLYEDDVNTPENLQRTLETEELRKHYISPPVPEDGHPFDYPEPGQPWIGRRIDYILYRESSISKQCGTEIEEVTFITQLAGLADHIPVGLRLNVTMDSDCADE, encoded by the exons ATGGCCCTGCAGGAATCTCCCTTTCCTAATGACTTTGTTGCAGGCCTCCATGCTGTGGGATGGGCATTCATCTTCCCTTGTTTCTGGTTTCTTGATTGCCTCATTGCTGTGTGGAAGCCCACCACCCTGGAGCAAAAGAAACAGGACTGCTTCCTCTTCGGCCTCAAGGTGTTCTTCGGCACCATTATCTTCTTCATCCTTTTTCTCACTGCAGCCCCTTTTGCCCTCCTGGGCTTTCTGCTCTGGGCTCCCCTTCAGGCCTGCCGCAGACCCTTTTGCTACCACAGAACAACACCATCCTCACCAGAGGTGGAGATACACAGGGGCTTTGAGCTGGTAGGAAAGGCATCATTTAGCTTTGCCACAGCCAACCTGTGTCTTTTGCCTGATTCCCTGGCTCGCTTTAACAACCTGGGACACACCCAGCACAGGGCAACCACAGTTGGTCAGCGCATTGTGCAGGGTGTGAGTCGTCCCCATATCCGCATCTTTGTTGACTCCCCCAGCAGCTGTGGTACTCTCAGCCCCTCCAGCAGCATACTCCCCACAGTTAACTCAGCTACATATGGGGCTACAGAAAGACAGGCCCAGCCTCCGGCAAGTCACGATTCAGACACAGCTAAAGGACAAGCTTCAATCCCAAAGTCCCATAGTCGCGTGGTTTGTGTGCCCTGTGATGATACAGAACAGCCCTCGACAGAGTCACCCTCTCCCCTCTACAATTCCAACGAGAACTTCAACCAGCAGGGACGAACAGGTCACCGGAGCGCTCCCCGAGCCCTGTTCTCCCAAGGTCTCCGCCAACAGGACGATGCACCTGTGGAGGTGTCCTCACTGTTTCCAGCCAATGTGGATATATTGTGCCTACAGGAAGTGTTCGATAAGAGGGCTGCATGGAAACTCACCCAAGCACTAAGACCCCTATTTGGACACATATTGTATGATGTCGGTGTGTATGCCTGCCAACCACCATGCACATGTTCCTCTTTCAAGTTCATTAACAGTGGTCTGTTCCTAGCCAGCCGATTCCCAGTGCTCGAAGCCCAGTACCACTGCTTTCCCAGCAGCAGTGGGGAAGACGCACTGGCTTCTAAGGGCCTCCTTTCTGCTAAG GTACTTATTGGGAAGaataagaaacagaagaaactgGTTGGCTATGTTAACTGCACACACCTTCATGCACCAGAGG ATGATGCGGAAATGCGCTGTGATCAGATGAACATGGTAACCAAGTGGATTGGTGATTTTCAAGCTGCCAACAGACAGCCTGATGAAGACGTTGTTTTTGATGTGCTCTGTGGTGATTTAAACTTTGACAACTGCTCACCTA ATGACACCCTGGAACAGAATCAGTGCCTGTTTAATGAATACAGAGATCCTTGCAGGGCAGGGCCTGGAAAAGAGAAGCCCTGGGTCATTG GTACTCTACTGGAGCAGCCTAAGTTGTATGAAGATGACGTAAATACCCCAGAGAACCTACAAAG aACTCTGGAAACAGAAGAGCTGAGAAAGCATTATatctctcctcctgttcctgAAGACGGCCATCCATTTGATTACCCTGAGCCTGGCCAGCCGTGGATTGGACGTCGGATCGACTACATCCTGTACCGCGAAAGCTCCATTTCAAAACAATGCGGAACA GAAATCGAAGAGGTGACCTTCATAACCCAGCTGGCTGGCCTTGCAGACCATATTCCTGTGGGTTTGAGACTAAATGTAACAATGGACTCTGACTGTGCTGATGAATGA
- the malsu1 gene encoding mitochondrial assembly of ribosomal large subunit protein 1 isoform X1: MSILNRCKTLVSPVIKRHVLLEQTGVFRSVCSIPTARCRSLCSPRRLTPNSASCQRWHHVFTGHLDTKRCYSEVCSESSNSKRGHGVSQEESHEMDSDSRAPSQRLSETFTLDTLVSLLRQENAVDICVIKVPDQIKYAENFIVVSGVSPRHLRAMALYAIKVYKFLKKDEDPNVKIEGKDTEDWMCIDFGNMVVHFMLPETRDVYELEKLWTLRRYDEQLRRIPAEKLPEDFIYDADVTK; this comes from the exons ATGAGTATCCTCAATCGCTGTAAGACACTGGTGTCACCGGTGATTAAAAGACACGTTTTACTTGAACAAACCGGTGTTTTTAGAAGCGTCTGTTCAATCCCCACAGCTCGGTGTCGCAGCCTGTGTTCACCTCGACGTTTAACACCGAATTCAGCCTCATGTCAGCGATGGCATCATGTTTTCACCGGTCATCTAGACACAAAGAGATGTTATTCAGAGGTATGTAGTGAAAGCAGTAATTCAAAGAGGGGCCATGGCGTGTCTCAAGAGGAATCGCATGAGATGGACAGTGACAGCAGAGCCCCGAGTCAAA GACTCTCAGAGACTTTCACTCTAGATACGCTGGTGTCTCTACTACGTCAGGAAAATGCGGTAGACATCTGTGTGATCAAAGTTCCAGACCAGATCAAATATGCTGAAAACTTCATTGTCGTCAGTGGTGTATCACCGAGACACCTCCGCGCAATGGCACTTTATGCTATCAAAGTG TACAAGTTTCTGAAGAAAGATGAAGATCCAAATGTCAAGATAGAAGGGAAGGATACAGAGGACTGGATGTGTATTGACTTTG GTAATATGGTTGTTCACTTCATGCTGCCAGAGACCAGAGACGTGTATGAACTGGAGAAACTCTGGACTCTCCGCAGGTATGATGAGCAGCTGAGGCGCATACCTGCTGAGAAACTACCAGAAGACTTCATATATGATGCTGACGTCACAAAGTGA
- the malsu1 gene encoding mitochondrial assembly of ribosomal large subunit protein 1 isoform X2, producing MSILNRCKTLVSPVIKRHVLLEQTGVFRSVCSIPTARCRSLCSPRRLTPNSASCQRWHHVFTGHLDTKRCYSEVCSESSNSKRGHGVSQEESHEMDSDSRAPSQRLSETFTLDTLVSLLRQENAVDICVIKVPDQIKYAENFIVVSGVSPRHLRAMALYAIKVYKFLKKDEDPNVKIEGKDTEDWMCIDFVSVCLHLR from the exons ATGAGTATCCTCAATCGCTGTAAGACACTGGTGTCACCGGTGATTAAAAGACACGTTTTACTTGAACAAACCGGTGTTTTTAGAAGCGTCTGTTCAATCCCCACAGCTCGGTGTCGCAGCCTGTGTTCACCTCGACGTTTAACACCGAATTCAGCCTCATGTCAGCGATGGCATCATGTTTTCACCGGTCATCTAGACACAAAGAGATGTTATTCAGAGGTATGTAGTGAAAGCAGTAATTCAAAGAGGGGCCATGGCGTGTCTCAAGAGGAATCGCATGAGATGGACAGTGACAGCAGAGCCCCGAGTCAAA GACTCTCAGAGACTTTCACTCTAGATACGCTGGTGTCTCTACTACGTCAGGAAAATGCGGTAGACATCTGTGTGATCAAAGTTCCAGACCAGATCAAATATGCTGAAAACTTCATTGTCGTCAGTGGTGTATCACCGAGACACCTCCGCGCAATGGCACTTTATGCTATCAAAGTG TACAAGTTTCTGAAGAAAGATGAAGATCCAAATGTCAAGATAGAAGGGAAGGATACAGAGGACTGGATGTGTATTGACTTTG TGTCCGTTTGCCTTCACCTTAGGTAA